The DNA region CCTTTGAGTTTTGGCCAAGGTCTCGGCGGCTTTTTTCGCCGACGAACTGACTGTCTCAATGGCCTTGTCAAACTCCCTCCTCACCCTGGCAGCCAGTTTGTGATCCATGTGGGTAGCCAGCCTGTCCTGGGCGGCATAGATGGCATCCGTTATCGTCCGGCATAGGTCGGCCACCGTCTTGGTGGCTCGTGCGGTATCTGTAAGTTCCCCACGTTGGATCGCCAGCTCGAGTTCCATCTTCTGTGCCTTAAGCTCCTCAGTGACTGCTTTCCACTTCCAATAGTCCCCACCGTCACCTTTGTTATTGTCGTCCTTCCTGGATTTTGAGACATCTCTTTCTCGATATACTCCCTCAACCTCAGAGAGAGAATAAACTGGATGGCGGTATCCTTTAATTCGTCGTCCCTTGATCCCGCGAGACACAATATATTTGTCGAGCTGAGGACGGCTGATTCCGAGGTGCTCGGCAATCGCGGATTTTGTAGTGAGGTCATTTGCTCTCGCCATATCATGTGTAACTGTCACCCAAATTCAGGAGCCTGTGCCTGGCCAGGTTATGCGCTCGGCCGATCCGCATGGCGTGAGCGCTGGGAAGGACCCGCGATCATCACGGAAGAATATCCCCAAAGATAGAGATCCGCACCGATTGAAAGGCATCGATATAGTATATAGCCATCGGGTCTTCTTCCTTGTCTCGCTTGTTGCGCCAGAAATTTATGCACTCATCGAGATAGGACAACACTGCCTCCTCTGTGAAATCTACAGTCTTGCCCATGTCAACCAAACCTCCTCACCACCACGATCCGCCAGGCGAACCATAGTCTCTGCCTGAGAGGTAGGGCGGCGATCTCCCTGAGGGCATCGAGAGTAACCTTCAGTTTCTTCTTCTCGAACTTCTTCAGCTGTCTGCGGATCCGCTTGATCTTTCGCCCACTCACCTCACCAATCCCTCCAGGTCCTTGATTGCCTCACGGTGTCCACGGACCTTTGCCCTTAGTCTCTTCTGGGTGTTCCTGCAGTCGTGTGTCCTGACCTTAGAACATGAGCACCGTCCATATGCATGGTTACTGAGCGTTTCGTTCACATCCTTCTTGCGCTGGGTGAGGATCTCGATGGCAGTCACCAGCTTGTCCTGGTCGTACTCCCCCCTACTCATGGCTGCATCCTCTTCCTCAACGGACAGATATCAGGGTTGTCCTCGCGGAACGCACGCTTCACCATCCAGTGGTCCTGATCGGCATCCGCTAATCCTCTGTGCTCCATGATACAGATCTCCTCACCGCGCCAGTTGTCGTAATGATCGCACTGGTCGCAGGATGTCATGAGGCACATGCATCACCGCCTCTTCATTAACCTGTCCAGGTTGCGGGTAAACTCACGGTCGAACTGATCGGTGGCGCGCTTCTCCATCCGCCGGCGCACTTTGTCGTTATCCGCCATCTTGAACACTGACGGCCCCGTGAGGCGCTTGATCGGAAGTCTGGTGCGGCCCACGCGTTTGAAGATGGCCATGTTGCCGGCGGCTCCAACACCTGCGCCTGCCTTCATTCTCCCGGGGAACGCACCGACCACAGGCTTGAGGCCTCCAGCCTTCTTCACGCGGACACGCACGCCGGCCACACCTTTTTTCCTGGTCCTCGATGCCCTGTGCTGGAATTTCACCAAGGAGATCTTCCGTGTGGTTCCTGAGACCTGAAACCTCAGGTTTGATTCCGATGCCGTATAGCTCTTGACTCCATCCCTCACGTCCGCGCGCTTGATGGTGTACTCCTCACGGATCCCCCGGTCCATTTCCGTGACCACACCCTTGCCGGTACGGTTCAGCGCCATACTCGCGGCCCTTCTCACCTTCCGGATATCCGGGAGTCGCAGCATGGCCTGCTTCACGCCCTTGACATCGATGGAGATCATGACGCCTCCTCCCACTCGTAACCCTTCGTGTCGCTCAAAAACGTGCTAGGAATTTTAGCTTTCTTCACGTCATCCACCAGCCTTTCCAAGCAGGTCGCTGATGTCCACCAGATCACCGCTCTTTTGCTTCTCGTGCTCGCCCATGTGCCGCTCCTCCCGGACGTTCTGTCGGTGCAACTTCAGCCGGTCGGTTGAGAACGCCCATAGGTCATCGACGGGATTCTTGGCCTCAAGGAGGTCATCGAAGACACGGATGTAGGCCTCTGCAGGGTATTCGGTGGAATTGTTCTTGGAGGTCTTCTGGATGAAAAGGTACGCCCACTTGTCGCTCTGCAGGTCGAATTTATCCTTGATGGCGTAGGCCTGCTCCTTAATCCGCAGCAGAGCCTCGTTGTTCTCCTGGTCCTCGATTCTGAGGGAGGGGCCCGCCGCAGGCGGAGTGCTTTTAATATCTTTAGGTTTAGGAGATGGTTGGTAAGGAGATGGAGATGGAGACGGGGCATTGCTACTTTCCGAATCGGGCATTGCTAAATTATGCTCGGGGCATTGCTCAAGCATGCCCGTAGCATTACTACTAGCATCCGGTGAGCATTCTCCATTTATGCTACTAATATGTTTTTCCTGTGCTCCCCACCGTGCCCTGGCAGCCATCTTGGCCTTATCAGAGCGTTGTTTTGCTCCGGCGGCCCATGGGTTGTGCTCCTCCCAATCATGGACAGCGTAGTGCTCGCACTTGTCGAGGAATTTTGTGGAAACCAGGGTTGTGACAAGGTCGGCCGCGTCGCCGTCCCACCCGGCGGCGATGGCGATGTCCTCCTCATCCATGCCGGTGAGGATCCCCTCGGGCTTGTTCTCGGCTGTGTATACCCACAGCTGGATCAATGCCAGAGCAGCCTCCGGCCCCAGCTTGCGTTTCAACTTGATCGTCTTGTTATGGCTGAAAAAGCCTATCGAGATCCTGATGTCAGTGTTTTTTGCCACCCGTCACCCCCCGAGGTTTTCCTTGCGGATCTTGCACCGGTTAATCTTCGCTTGGCTGCATGTGTTCGCGCAGAAGCCAGGCTGGATCCAGTTGCCCCTCCGCTTCTCAGTACAACGAAACCAGGCGCCCTCATCGGCCCTGGCCTGGAAATGTTTTTCTACTGTCAGCGCTGTTTGTCCCATACACACCTCCACTGAGTCCGAAAGCGTTGATCATCTCAGCCTGGTGGAGCATCGTCGCCCTGTAGGCGCGCCCCATCATGGTGAGTGAGTCGTTCTGCTCCTGGTTAACGGCGGACTGGCCGCGAATGGTGATGCTCATTTCAACGACCACCGCGTGCAGCACCATTATCCAAAAAACCAATACCAACACCAAGCAGGCGATCAGTGCGTCAGCCCTGCTAATCATGTGACAAGCTCTCCTCCTTTAAGTCGGGGAGGGGTCGTTGGGGGCCGACCCCTCCCCTGGGGGTGCATCCCGGTTGGTTAGACCGGGCTTGGGGGTCACATGATATCTGTGAACAGCGGTTCCAGGCCGCGCTCCCGGATCTTTTTCATGAGGCGAGCGAGCTCTTCTTCGGGGGTGAGGGTGCGCTTCTTCTCAGGTGGGTTGTAGCCGGCGGCCTCACACAAAAAACCGACCACTTCGCTCATAAAGAGGTCGGGGTTCTCCAGGACCAGGGCGGGGATGTGGTGGGTCTTGAAGCGCTTCTGTTCGCCGTTGGTGTTTAGGATCTCGGACAGGTAACTGTAGGAGACATCGAGGATGGAGGCCAGGTCCTGGCGGTCGATGGAGTGGGCCACACCTTTGAAGCGACGGTCCAATTCGGCGGCGAGAACCTTGTTTCGTGTGGCCCGCTCCTGTATCTCCAGATCCCTAAAAGCCATTTGGGTACCGTTTTTCACCATGCCGGCCTCCTTGATTACGCCGAGTTACGCCTAATAACTTATTAAAACTCCTGTTTATGTTATTAGCGTTACGGTAATTTTTTTTCACCCTGACTACGACAAAACTACGCTTCCATCCGCTATTCATTGGTGAAAATATCAGGGCGAAGATCAATGGCGCGCACCCGGCCTCCGGTGTGCCGCTCGATCTCCTTAGCGCGTTTTGGTGAGGTGAGAATGTGTCCGGATGCAACTTGGTCGATGGTATTCCTGGAACTGCCAATGGCGAGAGCCAAAGCACTGCGATCAATGCCAGAAAATCTCTCACGGAGCTTCACCTTATCAAGAAATGATGTGTTCATACCCGTTTATTAGTGTAGCTCTAAGGAAAAGTCAAGGAGTTTAGAGTGACACTCCATTTTAATTTGCGTAGCTAGGGTTCATTATTTAGACATGGAAGAGCGGGATCTCCGAAAAAGGGTTGCATTAAACTTTAAAAGGTTGAGGAAGGAAAGGGCGTGGACACAGGCCAAGGCGGCCGAAATTGGCGCGGTTGATTCCAGTTATATCGGACAAATAGAAACAGCCCAAATAACCTTTGGAACCAAGGCACAGATGAAGTGGGCATCCATTTTTCGTGTGGACGTTTCTGAGTTTTTGGCTCCCGAAAAGTCCATGTCCATGGTTGGCTCCGTAGCGGCAGACGGTATTACCTTTTATCACGCCGACAAGGCACTAAATGGCCTGACTAATGACGAGGTAGAGCTGCTCGAGTGCTACCGGCAGATGCCTGAGGATAAAAGGAAGCATCTGCTGGCGACAGCAAGGCTTATTAAAGAGTAGGGGGTAAAAATGATATATGTTGGTTTGTGGATGGTTGCCGCTTTTATATCTGCAATTGTGGCTAACAACAAAAACAGGAGTGGGGTGCTCTGGTTCTTCTTTACTATCCTTTTTGCCCCACTGGTCCTTGTGGCCTTGGTAATGCCAAAGGTAGAGAAAAAAGTGGCTCAAACAACCCAAACGGGTGAGGCCTCCCGGGAGGTTGTTGTGGAAACCGTGGAAGGCGGTAAGGTCGTGACTGTTCGCATGCCGGCTGAAATTAAATGTCCCATGTGTGCGGAAATCATAAAAGGTGAAGCTTTAAAGTGCCGATTCTGTGGTCACGACCTGAGTGAGTGGAGAGAAGAGTATATTGAAAAAAACAAAGACTCATTAATTCTGATTGACCATGGTCACGAGAATCTGGATCCGGACAACATGCTCAGGACTGCTGACTACCACAATTCGAATGGCAACTCACAAAAAGCCGCCGCTTATTACAGGCTGATACTTCAGAAGTATCCAGAAACTGAGCACGCAGAGATAGCACAAAAGTCACTGTCGGGATGAAGATACCTGCCTGGCCGCTGGTCACAGTGTTGTTTTTTCTTTTCCCTGCCTGCCACCTTGCCACTACAGGTGATCTTACCAGAATCCGCAGTGAGATCCGGGACGATGTCCGGGAGGAGATCCGTGATCGGGAGGACCGCCAGGCGGAGCTCGTAGCCGGCAAAGTGGCCGCGCGGATCCCCGCGGAGCCAGGACTCGCTGGCATGATCGCCGCGGTCCCCACATGGGGATGGTATGGGCTGGAGTTCTTCCTGGTCACCGGGTTCTTCATGGTCAACATGGTAGTCGCTTCCTGGAGGGATGTCCGTCTGGCCAGGATCACCAGGGACGAGATAGGTGCCCTCACCCTGGTGGAGATGATAGTGCAGAATATCCTGAGCAGGAGGGCGAACCCAATGGAGGACCCGGAACCACCAGAAGATAATGGACCACAGTTGAGGGTGATAAAATAGAGTTCAAAATATTCCCAGATTATTCCTGAAAATATTCCTGTGGCCCCACTCGAGGCCTTTTGTTTGGGGTGATACTTTAGCGCCCCTCTAATTTTATCCTTGACAGTTCCTTAGTA from bacterium includes:
- a CDS encoding helix-turn-helix transcriptional regulator, which translates into the protein MEERDLRKRVALNFKRLRKERAWTQAKAAEIGAVDSSYIGQIETAQITFGTKAQMKWASIFRVDVSEFLAPEKSMSMVGSVAADGITFYHADKALNGLTNDEVELLECYRQMPEDKRKHLLATARLIKE
- a CDS encoding phage tail protein codes for the protein MISIDVKGVKQAMLRLPDIRKVRRAASMALNRTGKGVVTEMDRGIREEYTIKRADVRDGVKSYTASESNLRFQVSGTTRKISLVKFQHRASRTRKKGVAGVRVRVKKAGGLKPVVGAFPGRMKAGAGVGAAGNMAIFKRVGRTRLPIKRLTGPSVFKMADNDKVRRRMEKRATDQFDREFTRNLDRLMKRR